From the genome of Vulgatibacter sp.:
TGACGTCACTCGCAGGTTGGATGACGCCGCTGCGTGCAGCGGTGTTCATGCCCCTCAGTTCGCTGACCGTGATCCTCGTCACCATCGCCAGCCTCCAGGCGGCGAAGCGGCGCGCGGTGAAACGGCAGCAGGTCGCGGTGGAGGTAGCAGCGTGAACGTCGTGGTCCTGCAGGTCTTCGTGAGCCTGATGCTGGTCGTCGGGTCCCTCGTGCTCCTCGCCTACAGCGTGAAGCACGCCGATCACGAACACGCCGATCGGCTCGCCATCCTGCCCATCGAAGACGACGAGGCGCCCCCGCGCGAGCGCGGCGACGCCTGACGGAAATCGAGACATCCCCCTCCTGACCGAGGATCGGAAAACGTGGAACAGAGACGGATCATCTACAACGACGGCGTCGTCCGGCAGTTCATGTGGGCGAGCGTGTTCTGGGGCATCATCGGCATGACCGTCGGTGCGCTGGTCGCGACCCAGCTCGCCTTCTGGCAGGCCAACTTCGACACCTCCTGGCTCACCTTCTCGCGGCTGCGCCCGCTGCACACCAACGCGGTGATCTTCGCGTTCGTCGGCAACATGATGTTCGCCGGCATCTACTACTCGCTGCAGCGGCTGGTGAAGCAGCGCCTCGCCTCGAACCTGCTCTCCAGCATCCACTTCTGGGGCTGGCAGCTGATCATCGTCGCCGCCGCGATCACCCTGCCCCTCGGCATCACCCAGTCCAAGGAATACGCGGAGCTGGAGTGGCCGATCGACATCGCGATCACGCTGATCTGGGTGGTCTTCGCGGTGAACTTCTTCTGGACGCTGGCGAA
Proteins encoded in this window:
- a CDS encoding cytochrome oxidase: MNVVVLQVFVSLMLVVGSLVLLAYSVKHADHEHADRLAILPIEDDEAPPRERGDA